The Candidatus Neomarinimicrobiota bacterium DNA segment ACTTCGAAAGGACTTATAGGAATCTGATAGAAGCTACTAATAATGCCAAAACAGATTTGGAAATAGATGGCGCAATAAAAAGATTTGAATTATGTTATGAGCTTGCGTGGAAGATTATAAAGGAATATTTAGCTAATCTTGGTATTATATGCAAAAATCCTAGAGATTGCTTTAAGTATGCTTATCAAAATGGCCTTATAAATGACGAAAA contains these protein-coding regions:
- a CDS encoding nucleotidyltransferase substrate binding protein translates to MSERLKAIFIDFERTYRNLIEATNNAKTDLEIDGAIKRFELCYELAWKIIKEYLANLGIICKNPRDCFKYAYQNGLINDENVWLEMIGVRNQLVHTYTSEQSREVFEKMRSKYIEAFENLYISIKKGVNDVEY